AAACTTCTTATGTAAAACATCAccataattgtaataaaaatagaccaCATTTAAACCAGGATATCGTTTTATGAATacaattgttaattttgaattcgattatttcttattgttataaaaaaattttatgacgaCAGCATGGCACCCAATGACGAAAAGTTTTATCCTCTTAATATCTAgccaatgaaaataatgaacatTTTAAGTCTAAATGTGattgaggaaataaaattggcgctaaaagtttttaaccaataaaaataccaaattatAAAGCGGGAATTTCAAAtgataagatttaaataagagGGGATAGAAGAACGATAGAAGCGCCCTGACGtggtaattattgataaataaaaaaaagtctgacGCACAGCGCAATACTAATGAGATTGTGTAGTCGTGTACTGTCGTGTATCCAGTGGATCCAGTGCTGTGGTGTTTTGAGAATAAGAAATTTCACTGTCCGCTAATAGCTTAGGACAAATAATGTCACTGTATTGGCGATGAAaatctataacttttaataaactgttattaattttatcttaaatttaagataatattattttttgatttataatatgGAAGCTGATTATCAACCATCATTAAGTCCAGCTAGAGCTTTGACAGGTAGGGACTACAAAACAAATACAAACATATAGGCGTTTTATATTTCTCAACAAtccaatcatttattattaacatatttatataattaatgtgacacacacacacacgcactaaaaaaatacacaccCATATTAGGTGTCTTTTCATTGTCACTTGAACAAATTATTCGTTGaaagttatatttatcttttgttATAGGAAATGACACGGAAGATCCATATCCAAGTTTATCTGATTACCATGACTATGAACCAAATCTAGAGTTTGATGATACTGAACTTCAAACAACGACCACTAATGGTTaagattatttatcatttttaattataatatacactgtaaaaaattttttgagtggTTGCGGATTACATCCGGGGTAAATGCCAAGTAGtctgagtatttatttaattcctttggagtaaaattcactccgtagggaagtttattttaaaattaaaactccgaattgGAGTAAATCCGGATTCGAATAAAATCTAGATCACTCCGCTATAAAAACTTCCAgtgatgaaataaattcagatttaaataaaattcgtaatcACTCCCGATTTATTACAGTGTATATTtcaatatgtaattaaaaaatttattgaaataaattctctatacAATTTAGTATCACAACTATTGGAAGAAAAACTTGATCTTAGTACGGCTGGATCAGGAATTGTTGATTATTTAGAGAGTCCTGTAAGTGATGGAACCatagaagaaaattttgaagaagCTTTGGTTGATGCtccagtaattaaaaatggtaATTGACCTTTGTCTACAGTAAAGATGACACatttgtgataatttttaaaattaaaacatttatttattgatatcgATAGCTGAGGATCTTGCAGCACTTGAAGGTGAACTTGCTGATGAAGAAGATTACAATGATATCGCACGTCTTGGCATTGTTGAAGTAGTTGGTGATGATAGCGCTGGACGTAAAGTTATTGTTGTATCAGCTTGTAAACTTCCTACCGTTGGAAAAGAAGTATTTAATCATGCCAAACTTCTAcggtttgttttttttttaatttcattttaatgttcTTTGTAttgaaaatctattttattttttataaaattgcagATATTTAACACATACTTTGGATACTTTTGTAGAACAAGATTACAGTTTAGTATATTTTCACTATGGTCTTACGTCGAAAAATAAACCACCATTGACATGGTTATGGCAAGCTTACAAGGCATttgatagaaaatataaaaagaactTGAAAGCATTGTATTTAGTACATCCtacaaattttattcgaatagtttggcaaatttttaaaccagCTATTaggtaataataaattatcaataactaCCCTGGTAGCATTGTCTTAAGTGAGTTAGTTGACGAATGTTCTTCAGCAAGTTTCTTACAGTAGATTTAAACAAGACTTGAAGAagatttaattcataaatatatttgccAAAGATTTCATCAAGTCTTGCTTAAGATTTTTCTTAAAGACTTACGGAAATCTGTAGAAACAGTCTGCAGCAATTCGTAACCAATATGTCTACTATCTATCAATGTTGGATCAGAGTTGCTGCAGAATTGCTTAAAATATCGGGTTTCTTTTTCTCCGAGTCACTCCAAGCTCAACACACAGTATCTATAGCTGACTCAGTGGtcctcatttaaatttaaagtgctacaaattaataatattatcactcgataaaattatatcgaaTATTTAGTGAGCGCCACTGAATTTACTAGACTAATGCCGAATAGACAGCTCACGAAATAACGAAATAAGGGTGGTCATGTCCAAGTATTTTAAGCAAGTCTGAGCTAATGCATCTTAACAGATTTACTTAACGTATCTTATGGAAATATCTTGCCCCAGACTTGTCCAAGACTGATGATGCAGGCTTGCTGAAGACTGAAGGTACAGACTTACGTAAGACTTCCTTAAGAATGCTACTAGGGTATTGATTTTGTTTAGGTCCATCTTGATATGtagttgaaataaattatcgcGGAAAAACAAGGACGCATTTTATGCGTaatcttttattattctattgcTAACGTTTCGTCAAAATTGTTGACGTCATCAGGACTctacaataaaattacataaaccattatttaaataaacactgTGAAATATTCTAGGtaagaataatttatgaataaactcataaaaagaagtttaaaattgtttatctGATTAATGGTTCATGTAATTTTATCGTAGAGTCCTGATGTCAACTATTTTGACGAAACGTTGGcagtaagataaaaaaatattacacataaaatacttttatttgtttatactATTTGTTTTCctactataatttatttcgattATCAATTACATAtccattaataatatttatcataaataaatttacagcgCAAAGTTTGGTAGAAAAATGatgtatgtaaattatttggaTGAATTAGCTCAACATATTAATCTTGATCAATTAATAATCCCTCAACAAGTAATAGAGTAAGTTACaccaaaattaattcaaaattattacagCTGACTGTTATtccattactttattttatttatttagtcatgATGAACAATTGATGCTTAAAACGAGAAAACATTTACCAACAAGCCCGCCTCCAAGTTCTGTGGCAACTCCAATTGCAACGACACAGTTTGGAGCAAGCcttcaatttataaaagaaaataatggaGGAGATCCGATTCCGCCGATTGTCAAACAATGCGTTGAATTTCTTGATACCCCAGACGGTGAGTTTTTGAAAAgaaattcaattattgataTGTTACAATAtgcatttgttattttaaatgtaattgttATGGATTAAATTATCAGCATTGGAAACTGAAGGAATATTTAGAAGATCAGCGAATGTTGCAGTAGTTAAAGAACTTCAAAGTCGATGTAATCATGGACTACCGGTTGACTTTCATGGAGATCCTCATATTGCTGCTGttcttttaaaaacatttcttCGTGAGTTAGATGAACCTCTTATGACTTATGAGCTCTACGATGAGATTACGCAATTTCAGagtatgataattatttattgatatgaaTATCTGTGtgtttaatgataaaaaaaatatagaccaaagtaataaataaatattattgattacaATTTTACAGCTTTATCAAAGGATGAACGACCacgaaaagttaaaattttagttttagaaaaattacctGAAGATAATTATCAACTTCTCAAATATATAGTACAGTTTTTATCGAgggtaaatatattaataatcaaattattttgcgaaaacaataattttcttttcatcaataataatttatttatattcattttactaatatttataaaaatattttttatttttataggtaATGGATAGatgtgatttaaataaaatgacgtCAAGTAATTTAGCTGTAGTTTTCGGGCCAAATTTAGTTCGAGCTCCGTCTTCTGTCAGCATGTCACTTTCAGCGATAGGACCAATAAATCAGTTTATAGACTTTCTATTTGCTTATcaagacaaaatatttattatttaaaaataattaaattttaactttttttttttaatggcctAACTGAGAATacttggttaaaaaaaaattcgatgcAATTTAATAGACTGATCAAATTGATTTGTGGTACGATAAAAGTTGCATCAGACCCGATTGTTTAGTCAGTATTTACGGCTACAAAAATAATCGCCTGTTAACgtatcgcgttactaattccaaaaggttttacattttttacattctTTTGAGTTCAGGTTTCCTCCTTGAGCCAAAAGGgtgtataatttatattttactacaaATCGTTTTGGCGGGATTTTAAagttccaaattttttaaaaatttggaagTCAAGGGAGCATATTTGTCATGCGCTTTTgggcttttaaatttattttttctaattttaagcTCTAAAGTAAGTCTACCAGACGATtgctaatgaaaaaaaaatcatacgaccttttagaattagtaacgcgatatattgtaataaaaaaagacaaaattctcaatactaaaattttttaatcaagaaaattttgatatattatcttataaatatttttattttcttttctatcaaaattatcaacatagattttttctctttataaaataaaagatataattatcaaCCTAGTCACGAGAAAATgcacaatttttattgaaagtacattttaaattaaaaagatcaattttaaatttgtcaatatatatatataaatatatatactgaaTTTCTGATCGTATACCAAAGATTTATAttgtgtaaattaaaaaaaaaaatgttattgatGCTAAGAGtaacgaataatttgaaaaatagagtcaaattttttattttttgtataattttattagtaaaaaacaAATGCCTTAAAAAGCAATTTAAATGAGGTTTATAATTActgatttttgtaaaagtatctCAAGTCCATCacaaattcaatgaaaaaaaaataattaccatagaAAAATTGTACCTTACATTCCATTCCATcaatataataaagaaatcATTTGCTGCAATTGATACCGgccatcaaaaaaaaaaaaaaaaaaaaaaaaaaaaaaaaaaatttaataattagataaaatattgtatGAATTACAAACGTTGCACTATTCATACAACACATGTAAGAATTGCAGTTCGCATAAACTAAGTATTGGGCATATCGAAGATAATGAAATgcgtgtaaatatatataaaataatttaattaagtgtaaaa
This genomic window from Microplitis demolitor isolate Queensland-Clemson2020A chromosome 6, iyMicDemo2.1a, whole genome shotgun sequence contains:
- the LOC103579892 gene encoding rho GTPase-activating protein 1, which produces MEADYQPSLSPARALTGNDTEDPYPSLSDYHDYEPNLEFDDTELQTTTTNVSQLLEEKLDLSTAGSGIVDYLESPVSDGTIEENFEEALVDAPVIKNAEDLAALEGELADEEDYNDIARLGIVEVVGDDSAGRKVIVVSACKLPTVGKEVFNHAKLLRYLTHTLDTFVEQDYSLVYFHYGLTSKNKPPLTWLWQAYKAFDRKYKKNLKALYLVHPTNFIRIVWQIFKPAISAKFGRKMMYVNYLDELAQHINLDQLIIPQQVIDHDEQLMLKTRKHLPTSPPPSSVATPIATTQFGASLQFIKENNGGDPIPPIVKQCVEFLDTPDALETEGIFRRSANVAVVKELQSRCNHGLPVDFHGDPHIAAVLLKTFLRELDEPLMTYELYDEITQFQTLSKDERPRKVKILVLEKLPEDNYQLLKYIVQFLSRVMDRCDLNKMTSSNLAVVFGPNLVRAPSSVSMSLSAIGPINQFIDFLFAYQDKIFII